One region of Turicibacter bilis genomic DNA includes:
- a CDS encoding YqzL family protein — translation MNSLEWEIFKRTGKIDHYLLMKESDKLAIDNINTEFSEEIANVKPAKVTEEE, via the coding sequence ATGAATAGTCTAGAATGGGAAATCTTTAAACGTACAGGAAAAATTGATCACTATTTGTTAATGAAAGAATCAGATAAGTTAGCGATAGACAATATAAATACTGAGTTCTCAGAAGAGATTGCTAATGTAAAGCCTGCTAAAGTTACAGAGGAGGAGTAG
- a CDS encoding diacylglycerol kinase family protein: MRSEFDVKEEHSVKALIKSFQHAFCGILTSFVIGRNIKVHYTAALAAVLSGLSFGISKVELLIILLISAQVICLEMVNTAIERTVDLVTSEYHIYAKIAKDVAAGAVLVAAIFATIIGGIIFLPYIFK, encoded by the coding sequence ATGCGCTCGGAATTCGACGTTAAAGAGGAACATTCCGTTAAAGCATTAATAAAATCTTTTCAACATGCTTTTTGTGGTATCTTGACATCGTTTGTAATAGGGCGTAATATAAAGGTCCACTATACAGCAGCTTTGGCTGCTGTTTTAAGTGGCCTTTCTTTTGGTATTAGTAAAGTAGAGCTTCTAATTATTCTACTCATCAGTGCACAAGTCATCTGTTTGGAAATGGTGAATACCGCTATTGAGAGAACGGTTGATTTAGTGACATCTGAGTATCATATTTATGCTAAAATTGCAAAGGATGTTGCCGCAGGAGCGGTTCTTGTCGCAGCTATTTTTGCGACAATTATCGGAGGAATTATCTTTCTTCCATATATATTTAAATAG
- the dnaG gene encoding DNA primase: protein MGKGRIPQELFDEVVEKSDIVDVISDYVQLSKAGKNYKGLCPFHGENTPSFVVSPDKGIYKCFGCGEGGNVVSFVSSLEAISYPQAILKLAKRAGIETNIVLPSDESIQDAKFKNEFDILEFAKGFYHYYLNHTKEGKVALDYLHNRGMSDETIAKFGIGLAPSYSDALVKTLANNRYSLDVAMKLGLLNEHNGQYYDRFKSRIMFPIFDKIGHVVGFSGRVFLEGDTHLGKYVNSPESPIFQKGKLIYHLNDAKLAIRRHNRVLLFEGFLDVISAVEAGFVESVATMGTALTEDHSRELRRLTDQIILCFDGDKAGLAAANKAIPILMAQNFSVSVVEIPNKMDPDEFIKTHGKEAFSKLIDQAIPAVDYQYRYIKRQFNLEFVSHREQFKRQIYHFAYTLQSHTLQELILKKLAYDISIGEQSILQEFNSSKSQVYKNANINNNKNENLQIHSRQVRDTKYERSEKMLIHYMLKERRVALQVEKELNGYLNDPTRRNIVLYILDYYTTHETMNLQYFLNWIDEALVKPITDIIFECESLPPLGSDEVIYDLISVVKEYVYRAQMEQLKKQISEATLDHEKLELLGKVNQLKQQFGK, encoded by the coding sequence ATGGGAAAGGGTCGAATTCCACAAGAATTATTTGATGAAGTCGTAGAAAAAAGTGATATCGTTGATGTCATTAGTGACTATGTACAATTGAGTAAAGCTGGGAAGAATTATAAAGGTTTATGTCCTTTCCATGGGGAAAATACCCCCTCTTTTGTCGTGTCACCAGATAAAGGAATCTATAAGTGCTTTGGTTGTGGAGAAGGAGGAAACGTCGTTTCGTTCGTCTCTTCACTTGAAGCTATTTCATATCCACAAGCTATCTTAAAATTAGCCAAGCGTGCGGGGATTGAAACGAACATTGTTCTACCATCAGATGAATCGATTCAAGACGCTAAGTTTAAAAATGAATTTGATATTTTAGAGTTTGCTAAAGGATTTTATCACTATTATTTAAATCACACAAAAGAAGGAAAAGTGGCATTAGATTATCTTCATAATCGTGGGATGAGTGATGAAACGATTGCGAAGTTTGGAATCGGGTTAGCTCCATCTTATTCGGACGCTTTAGTTAAAACGTTAGCTAATAATCGATATTCGTTAGATGTGGCGATGAAATTAGGTTTACTTAATGAGCATAATGGACAATATTATGATCGATTTAAATCCCGTATTATGTTCCCTATTTTTGATAAAATCGGACACGTGGTTGGATTTAGTGGTCGTGTTTTCTTAGAAGGGGATACTCATTTAGGGAAATACGTGAACTCACCTGAATCACCTATTTTCCAAAAAGGAAAGCTTATTTATCATTTAAATGATGCTAAGTTAGCGATTCGTCGTCATAATCGAGTCTTATTATTTGAAGGATTTTTAGATGTTATTTCCGCAGTTGAAGCGGGATTTGTTGAATCAGTCGCGACGATGGGAACCGCTTTGACCGAAGATCATAGTCGTGAATTACGCCGTCTAACTGATCAAATTATATTATGTTTTGATGGGGATAAAGCCGGACTCGCTGCTGCGAACAAAGCAATTCCTATTTTAATGGCACAAAACTTTTCAGTCAGTGTCGTTGAAATTCCAAATAAAATGGATCCTGATGAGTTTATTAAGACACACGGGAAAGAGGCCTTTTCTAAGTTAATTGATCAAGCAATTCCAGCTGTCGATTATCAGTATCGTTATATTAAACGACAGTTTAATTTAGAATTTGTTAGCCATCGAGAGCAATTTAAACGTCAAATCTACCATTTTGCTTATACCTTGCAAAGTCACACTCTGCAAGAGTTAATTTTAAAAAAATTAGCGTATGATATTTCAATAGGTGAGCAAAGTATTTTGCAGGAGTTCAATAGTAGCAAAAGTCAAGTGTATAAAAATGCCAATATTAATAACAATAAAAACGAAAACCTACAGATACATTCAAGACAAGTGCGAGATACTAAATATGAACGTTCTGAAAAAATGTTAATTCACTACATGTTAAAAGAGCGCCGTGTCGCTTTACAGGTAGAAAAAGAGTTAAATGGTTATTTGAATGATCCAACGCGTCGTAATATCGTGCTATATATTTTAGATTATTACACGACACATGAAACGATGAATTTACAATATTTTTTAAATTGGATTGACGAAGCCTTAGTTAAGCCGATTACAGATATTATTTTTGAGTGCGAGTCGCTTCCACCCCTTGGAAGTGATGAAGTCATTTATGATTTAATTTCTGTCGTTAAAGAATATGTTTATAGAGCTCAGATGGAGCAATTAAAAAAACAAATTAGCGAAGCAACATTAGATCACGAGAAATTGGAATTACTAGGTAAAGTAAATCAACTCAAACAACAGTTTGGGAAATAG
- the rpoD gene encoding RNA polymerase sigma factor RpoD, whose protein sequence is MSNPVLDEKKILEINNQLIKLGKKRGYLTYDEINNNFEQVHLDPEMISSFLDLYDAEGIDIVKSEKIVEPEVAQAEEEETVLILPDFDNEDEDDENIPADFNAEDEVDLEEKFDDFEFTSQFKINDPVRMYLKEIGRVELLSSQEEINFAKKIERGDISTEILDLRRRNEELPAELLERIDSLIKDAGEANDGNEFLIGITELSDEEARRVIHEGEYAKKRLVEANLRLVVSIAKRHVGRGMLFLDLIQEGNMGLIKAVEKFDYRKGFKFSTYATWWIRQAITRAIADQARTIRIPVHMVETINKLVRIQRQLVQELGREPLPEEISEKMGISPEKVREILKISQEPVSLESPVGEEDDSHLGDFIPDADALSPSEFASNEMLKKELDDVLETLTDREERVLRLRFGLEDGRTRTLEEVGKEFGVTRERIRQIEAKALRKLRHPSRSRRLKDFMEE, encoded by the coding sequence ATGTCAAATCCGGTACTTGACGAAAAAAAGATTTTAGAAATTAATAATCAATTAATCAAGTTAGGAAAAAAACGTGGTTATTTAACATACGATGAAATCAATAATAACTTTGAACAAGTTCATTTAGACCCAGAAATGATTAGTTCATTTTTAGATTTATATGATGCAGAAGGAATTGATATCGTTAAATCAGAAAAAATTGTTGAACCAGAAGTTGCTCAAGCAGAAGAGGAAGAAACAGTTTTAATCTTACCTGATTTCGATAACGAAGATGAAGATGATGAAAACATCCCAGCTGACTTTAATGCTGAGGATGAAGTAGATTTAGAAGAAAAATTCGATGATTTTGAGTTTACATCACAGTTTAAAATCAACGATCCAGTTCGTATGTACTTAAAAGAGATCGGACGTGTTGAATTATTATCAAGCCAAGAAGAGATTAACTTTGCGAAGAAAATTGAGCGCGGAGATATTTCGACTGAGATTTTAGATTTACGTCGTCGCAATGAAGAGCTTCCAGCTGAATTATTAGAGCGTATTGACTCTTTAATTAAAGATGCTGGAGAAGCAAATGATGGAAATGAATTCTTAATTGGAATTACTGAGTTAAGTGATGAAGAAGCACGTCGCGTGATTCATGAAGGTGAGTACGCGAAAAAACGTCTAGTTGAAGCAAACTTACGTTTAGTTGTAAGTATTGCAAAACGTCATGTGGGACGTGGAATGTTATTCTTAGACTTAATCCAAGAAGGAAACATGGGATTAATTAAAGCCGTTGAAAAGTTTGACTACCGTAAAGGATTCAAATTCTCAACATATGCAACATGGTGGATTCGTCAAGCTATCACTCGTGCGATTGCTGACCAAGCACGTACAATTCGTATCCCAGTTCACATGGTTGAAACAATTAATAAATTAGTTCGTATTCAACGTCAATTAGTTCAAGAATTAGGGCGTGAACCATTACCAGAAGAAATCTCAGAAAAAATGGGAATTTCACCTGAGAAAGTTCGTGAAATCTTAAAAATCTCTCAAGAACCCGTTTCATTAGAATCACCAGTAGGTGAAGAAGATGATTCACACTTAGGAGATTTCATTCCAGATGCGGATGCATTATCACCATCTGAGTTTGCTTCTAACGAAATGCTTAAAAAAGAATTAGATGATGTCTTAGAAACGTTAACCGATCGTGAAGAGCGCGTGTTACGTTTACGCTTTGGACTTGAAGATGGACGCACACGTACACTTGAAGAAGTCGGAAAAGAATTCGGTGTAACTCGTGAACGTATTCGTCAGATTGAAGCAAAAGCATTACGAAAACTACGCCATCCTTCTCGTAGCCGTCGCTTAAAAGACTTCATGGAAGAATAG
- the recO gene encoding DNA repair protein RecO, translated as MAIDVEGIILKSFNYGEHHKIVKVLTENQGVIGVFVQNANKVNTKKSALVQPLTCARFNLKPSTNANSDLYYVYSGDVIDYYLNVKLDYENIAYFYFMIELILKGMAESEYSSYVYRMLKNFLDAAEQGYSAYLLSLIFQLKMMPIIGIEPVMDCCAVCRSTEHIATLSVRQGGLVCAKCYHPAEPILIDAPLIPIVRALYKVDINHLPEVELEEELLKPIEQFLDAYYDSYAGLHLQTKKFMKEI; from the coding sequence GTGGCAATTGATGTTGAAGGAATTATATTGAAGAGCTTTAACTATGGAGAACACCATAAAATTGTTAAAGTTCTGACGGAGAATCAGGGGGTTATTGGCGTTTTTGTACAAAACGCCAATAAAGTTAATACAAAAAAAAGTGCACTCGTCCAGCCATTGACTTGTGCACGTTTTAATTTAAAGCCCTCAACAAATGCCAATAGCGATCTATATTATGTTTATAGTGGAGACGTTATTGATTATTATTTAAATGTAAAGTTAGATTATGAAAATATAGCTTATTTTTATTTTATGATTGAATTAATTTTAAAAGGGATGGCTGAATCTGAGTACAGTTCGTATGTTTATCGTATGTTGAAAAATTTCTTAGATGCAGCTGAACAAGGTTATTCAGCTTATTTATTAAGTTTAATTTTTCAACTTAAAATGATGCCTATTATTGGCATTGAACCTGTAATGGATTGCTGTGCTGTGTGTAGAAGTACAGAACATATCGCAACACTGAGTGTACGCCAAGGAGGATTAGTTTGTGCTAAGTGTTATCACCCAGCGGAACCTATTTTAATTGATGCTCCCCTTATTCCAATTGTTCGTGCACTGTATAAGGTTGATATTAATCATTTACCTGAGGTTGAATTAGAAGAAGAATTGTTGAAACCAATTGAGCAATTTTTAGATGCCTATTATGATTCATATGCTGGTTTACATCTTCAGACTAAGAAATTTATGAAAGAAATTTAA
- a CDS encoding glycine--tRNA ligase: MSQVTMEKIVNMCKTQGFVYQGSEIYGGLANTWDYGPLGVELKNNVKKAWWKKFIQESPYNVGLDSAILMNPQTWVASGHVGGFSDPLMDCKACKSRHRADKLIEDHGDDIVADGWTEEQMMAYIREHNIACPDCGAHDFTDIRQFELMFKTHMGVVSDDKSAVYLRPETAQGIFVNFKNVQRTSRKKIPFGIGQIGKSFRNEITPGNFTFRTREFEQMELEFFCKPGEDGQWYEFWKQYCWNWLVNLGMNPEHIRQREHSPEELSHYSNGTSDIEYRFPFGWGELWGVANRTDFDLKAHMKESGANFEYQDPTTNEKYVPYCIEPSVGADRVTLAFLIDAYEEETLENGETREVLKFHPALAPYKVAVLPLVKKLNEQSLEVFAELSKHMMVDYDEAGTIGKRYRRQDAIGTPFCVTFDYDSLEDKKVTVRHRDTMEQERVAIDELVEYITSKIQF; encoded by the coding sequence ATGAGTCAAGTAACAATGGAAAAAATCGTAAATATGTGTAAAACACAAGGATTCGTTTACCAAGGAAGCGAAATTTATGGAGGATTAGCAAATACTTGGGATTATGGGCCGTTAGGTGTGGAATTAAAAAATAACGTGAAAAAAGCTTGGTGGAAAAAATTTATCCAAGAGTCACCATATAATGTGGGGTTAGATAGTGCCATCTTAATGAATCCTCAAACTTGGGTTGCATCAGGGCACGTTGGAGGATTTAGTGATCCTTTAATGGACTGTAAAGCATGTAAGAGTCGTCACCGTGCAGATAAATTAATCGAAGATCATGGAGACGATATCGTAGCTGATGGATGGACAGAAGAGCAAATGATGGCTTATATTCGTGAGCACAATATTGCATGTCCAGACTGTGGAGCTCATGACTTTACAGATATTCGTCAATTTGAATTAATGTTTAAAACACACATGGGAGTTGTTTCAGACGATAAATCAGCTGTTTATTTACGTCCAGAAACAGCACAAGGAATCTTCGTTAATTTCAAAAATGTTCAACGTACTAGCCGTAAAAAAATTCCATTTGGAATTGGACAAATCGGGAAATCATTCCGTAACGAAATTACACCAGGAAACTTTACATTCCGTACACGTGAATTCGAACAAATGGAATTAGAATTCTTCTGTAAACCAGGTGAAGATGGACAATGGTATGAGTTCTGGAAACAATATTGCTGGAATTGGTTGGTAAATTTAGGAATGAATCCAGAACATATTCGTCAACGTGAACATTCACCAGAAGAATTAAGTCACTACAGTAACGGAACATCAGATATCGAGTACCGTTTCCCATTTGGTTGGGGAGAGTTATGGGGAGTTGCCAACCGTACTGACTTCGACTTAAAAGCACATATGAAAGAATCAGGAGCAAACTTCGAATATCAAGATCCAACAACAAATGAAAAATATGTACCATACTGTATTGAACCATCAGTAGGAGCAGACCGTGTGACATTAGCGTTCTTAATTGATGCTTATGAAGAAGAAACGTTAGAAAATGGAGAAACACGTGAAGTTTTAAAATTCCACCCAGCTTTAGCTCCTTACAAAGTGGCGGTCTTACCATTAGTTAAGAAATTGAATGAACAATCATTAGAAGTGTTTGCAGAATTATCTAAACATATGATGGTTGATTATGATGAAGCGGGAACAATCGGTAAACGTTATCGTCGTCAAGATGCAATTGGAACACCATTCTGTGTCACATTCGACTATGATTCATTAGAAGATAAAAAAGTAACAGTTCGTCATCGTGATACAATGGAACAAGAACGTGTAGCAATCGATGAATTAGTTGAGTACATTACTTCAAAAATTCAATTTTAA
- a CDS encoding Nif3-like dinuclear metal center hexameric protein — MSLSISDVIKQLEVLFPKHLAYDKDPIGLHIGNVNRPLTKVLVTLDVTKAVVEEAIERGANLIVAHHPFIYRPLASINTNTPKGKIVELCIKHDICVYSMHTNFDIAKNGMNDCLANALGLMNIQPLIPTKREEYSKIAIYVPSTHVEDVRQVMGDAGIGQIGAYSHCTFTTSGTGSFQPLAGSQPFIGQTGEIEYVDEVKIEGVLPTSLVSCVIAKIKTVHPYEEMAYDVYALNVTMPDAEYGLGRIGQVENPVEASEYIQHVKQALNVSHARFVGKLNKKIKTVAIIGGSGSSYIGPVKAKKADLFITGDVGFHDAQDAQEMGLNILDVGHHAECIMKQHVASLLNELMGDIALASELSTEPFKFV; from the coding sequence ATGAGTCTTAGTATTTCAGATGTCATTAAACAATTGGAAGTCTTATTTCCAAAACATTTAGCTTACGATAAAGATCCTATTGGATTACATATCGGAAATGTGAATCGCCCATTAACTAAAGTTTTAGTGACACTCGATGTAACTAAGGCGGTCGTTGAAGAAGCGATTGAACGTGGAGCCAATTTAATCGTGGCGCATCATCCATTTATTTATCGTCCATTAGCTTCAATTAATACGAATACTCCAAAAGGGAAAATCGTAGAGCTTTGCATCAAGCACGATATTTGTGTGTATTCTATGCACACCAACTTTGATATCGCAAAAAATGGGATGAATGACTGTTTAGCTAATGCTCTAGGGTTAATGAACATTCAACCTTTAATTCCGACGAAACGTGAAGAATATTCAAAAATTGCGATTTATGTTCCTAGCACACATGTTGAAGATGTTCGTCAGGTTATGGGAGATGCAGGCATTGGACAGATTGGTGCTTATTCACACTGCACATTTACGACTTCAGGAACTGGTTCATTTCAACCATTAGCGGGTAGTCAACCGTTTATCGGACAAACTGGTGAAATTGAATACGTGGATGAAGTGAAGATTGAAGGGGTACTTCCAACTTCTTTAGTAAGTTGTGTGATTGCTAAAATTAAAACGGTACATCCTTACGAAGAAATGGCATATGATGTGTATGCCTTAAATGTGACGATGCCTGATGCTGAGTATGGTCTTGGACGTATTGGGCAAGTTGAAAATCCAGTTGAAGCTTCTGAGTATATTCAACACGTTAAACAGGCTTTAAATGTTTCACATGCCCGCTTCGTTGGTAAGCTGAATAAAAAAATTAAAACAGTTGCGATTATTGGTGGAAGTGGAAGTAGCTATATTGGACCTGTTAAGGCTAAGAAAGCTGATTTATTTATTACAGGTGATGTAGGATTCCATGATGCCCAAGATGCTCAAGAGATGGGATTAAACATTTTAGATGTGGGACACCATGCAGAGTGTATTATGAAGCAACATGTTGCAAGTTTATTAAATGAATTAATGGGCGATATTGCACTGGCCTCTGAGTTAAGTACGGAACCGTTTAAATTCGTTTAA
- a CDS encoding tRNA (adenine(22)-N(1))-methyltransferase, whose product MNYDLSLRLQTCLNSLAPLQTVADVGTDHAYLPCVGILNGQLKKAIAADIGVGPLEAAKTTIARYNLNEKIETRLGPGLTVLNPSEVEGVVIAGMGGKLIVSILEDNISLSQSFQRLVLQPNIDANLLRAWLAAHQFEIIDEKIVLDEGKFYEIIVAKPVEELVPYSELDIEFGPILRLNKEHDVFHAKWSKEFAKNESIIHQLPVNHPRLESLKQRQALLKEVL is encoded by the coding sequence ATGAATTACGATTTATCGTTACGTTTACAAACATGTTTAAATTCTCTAGCACCACTACAAACTGTAGCGGATGTTGGAACAGACCATGCATACCTACCTTGTGTAGGTATTTTAAATGGTCAATTAAAAAAAGCAATTGCGGCTGATATCGGGGTAGGTCCTTTAGAAGCAGCAAAAACAACAATTGCTCGATACAACTTAAATGAGAAAATTGAAACACGCTTAGGTCCGGGCTTAACGGTTTTAAATCCTTCTGAAGTTGAAGGTGTTGTGATTGCTGGAATGGGTGGGAAATTAATTGTCTCTATTTTAGAAGACAATATCTCATTGTCTCAATCATTTCAACGTTTAGTCTTACAACCTAATATTGATGCTAACTTATTGCGTGCTTGGCTAGCAGCACATCAATTTGAAATCATTGATGAAAAAATCGTTTTAGATGAAGGAAAGTTCTATGAGATTATTGTTGCTAAACCAGTTGAGGAATTAGTCCCTTATAGCGAGTTAGATATTGAATTTGGGCCAATTTTACGCTTAAACAAAGAACATGACGTTTTCCATGCAAAATGGAGTAAAGAATTTGCTAAAAATGAATCCATCATTCATCAATTACCAGTGAATCATCCACGTTTGGAGAGTTTAAAACAACGCCAAGCATTATTAAAAGAGGTGTTATAA
- the cdd gene encoding cytidine deaminase translates to MKEMYADLIAAAKEAYQNAYVPYSKFPVGAALKLKDGNIINGANVENASFGLTNCAERSALFTAFTKGYRRDDIEAIAVVANTDRPISPCGACRQVISELMPQDAQVILLSNKDEVKTYTVAELLPYSFTSEDL, encoded by the coding sequence ATGAAAGAAATGTATGCAGACTTAATCGCAGCAGCAAAAGAAGCTTATCAAAATGCTTATGTGCCTTATTCTAAATTTCCAGTAGGAGCGGCTTTAAAATTAAAAGATGGAAATATTATTAATGGAGCAAACGTTGAAAATGCTTCATTTGGATTAACAAATTGTGCAGAGCGTTCTGCTTTATTTACAGCTTTTACAAAAGGTTATCGTCGCGACGATATTGAAGCGATTGCTGTTGTTGCTAATACGGATCGTCCAATTTCACCATGTGGAGCTTGTCGTCAAGTGATTAGTGAGTTAATGCCACAAGATGCACAAGTTATTTTATTAAGTAACAAAGATGAAGTAAAAACATACACAGTCGCAGAATTATTACCATATTCATTCACATCGGAGGATCTATAA
- the pheS gene encoding phenylalanine--tRNA ligase subunit alpha: MLDRLKQLQVEALSEVANTTDLKELNDLRVKYLGKKGPIQEVMKNMKDMAPEERKSAGQVSNEVKSVISQAIETKKAELEALAIQQQLANETIDVTLPGRTNYIGVVHPLQAVTNELEALFISMGYTVEEGPEVEWDHYNFELLNLPKGHPARDMQDSFYITEESLLRTHTSPVQARVLEAAKGQGPIKIICPGKVYRRDDDDATHSHQFTQIEGLVIDTDITMADLKGTLLELARKMFGEDREIRLRPSFFPFTEPSVEVDVTCSKCSGCGCNICKGTGWIEILGAGMVHPNVLEMSGFDSKKYQGFAFGIGAERIAMLKYGIEDIRNFYTNDLRFINQFK; this comes from the coding sequence ATGCTAGATCGATTAAAACAATTACAAGTCGAAGCTTTATCAGAAGTAGCAAATACAACTGATTTAAAAGAATTAAATGATCTTCGCGTAAAATACCTAGGAAAAAAAGGTCCAATTCAAGAAGTGATGAAAAACATGAAAGATATGGCGCCAGAAGAACGTAAAAGTGCTGGGCAAGTATCAAACGAAGTTAAATCTGTAATTTCACAAGCAATTGAAACTAAAAAAGCTGAGTTAGAAGCTTTAGCCATTCAACAACAGTTAGCAAATGAAACAATTGATGTGACATTACCAGGACGTACAAACTATATTGGTGTTGTTCATCCATTACAAGCCGTGACGAACGAATTAGAAGCTTTATTTATCTCAATGGGATACACAGTTGAAGAAGGTCCAGAAGTAGAGTGGGATCATTATAACTTTGAATTATTAAACTTACCTAAAGGACATCCAGCTCGTGATATGCAAGATTCATTCTATATTACTGAAGAGTCTTTATTACGCACACATACGTCACCTGTACAAGCACGTGTTTTAGAAGCAGCTAAAGGTCAAGGACCAATCAAAATTATCTGCCCTGGTAAAGTATATCGTCGTGACGATGATGATGCGACTCACTCACATCAATTTACTCAAATTGAAGGATTAGTTATTGATACAGATATTACAATGGCTGACTTAAAAGGAACATTATTAGAATTAGCTCGTAAAATGTTTGGTGAAGATCGTGAAATCCGTTTACGTCCATCATTCTTCCCATTTACTGAACCATCAGTAGAGGTTGACGTAACATGCTCAAAATGTTCAGGATGTGGATGTAACATCTGTAAAGGAACAGGATGGATTGAAATTTTAGGAGCAGGGATGGTGCATCCAAACGTCTTAGAAATGTCAGGATTTGATTCTAAGAAATATCAAGGATTTGCATTCGGTATCGGAGCAGAGCGTATCGCCATGCTTAAATACGGAATTGAAGATATCCGTAACTTCTATACAAATGATTTAAGATTTATTAATCAGTTTAAATAA
- the era gene encoding GTPase Era — protein sequence MTNEAFKSGFVSIIGRPNVGKSTFLNKVLGKKIAIMSDKPQTTRNKIQGVITDHDSQTIFIDTPGIHKPKHELGKFMTDLAIGTLNEVDAVMFMVNATEKLGRGDQFILEHLKSVKQPVFLVINKIDLITKEELLTVIATFRDQHDFAGIIPISAMTGENIDTLLSVIKEELPEGPQFYPSDHITDHPERFIISELIREKVLHLTHEEVPHSVAVVIDKIEKVDGKNVIDVMATIVVERPSQKGILIGKGGKMLKDIGTLARKDIVKLLGTKIYLELWVKVQKDWRNKKLYLNDFGYSEKEY from the coding sequence ATGACTAACGAAGCATTTAAATCAGGGTTTGTCTCTATCATTGGGCGTCCTAATGTTGGAAAATCAACATTCTTAAACAAAGTTTTAGGAAAAAAAATTGCTATTATGAGTGATAAACCACAAACGACACGAAATAAAATTCAAGGGGTTATTACGGATCACGATTCGCAAACGATTTTTATCGATACACCAGGAATCCATAAACCGAAGCATGAGTTAGGTAAATTCATGACTGATTTAGCAATTGGAACATTAAATGAAGTCGATGCCGTTATGTTCATGGTAAATGCCACTGAAAAGTTAGGTCGCGGAGATCAATTCATTTTAGAGCATTTAAAATCAGTTAAACAACCAGTCTTCTTAGTGATCAATAAAATTGATTTAATTACAAAAGAAGAATTATTAACAGTGATTGCGACTTTCCGTGATCAGCATGACTTTGCGGGTATTATTCCAATTTCAGCGATGACAGGAGAAAATATCGATACTTTACTTTCTGTTATCAAAGAAGAGTTGCCAGAAGGACCACAATTCTACCCATCAGATCATATTACGGATCATCCAGAACGTTTCATTATTTCAGAATTAATTCGTGAGAAAGTATTGCATTTAACACATGAAGAAGTGCCACATTCAGTAGCTGTTGTTATTGATAAAATTGAAAAAGTAGATGGGAAAAATGTCATTGATGTGATGGCAACGATTGTTGTAGAGCGTCCATCTCAAAAAGGAATCCTAATTGGTAAAGGTGGAAAGATGTTAAAAGACATCGGGACATTAGCTCGTAAAGATATCGTTAAATTATTAGGAACAAAAATCTACTTAGAATTATGGGTAAAAGTTCAAAAAGATTGGCGTAATAAAAAATTATATCTAAATGACTTTGGATATAGTGAAAAAGAATACTAA